ATGCTTCTCTTCAACCTTCTCGGTTTTGCCCTGCTTTATTCGCTAATGCGCTTTCAGGCGGTTCTACCCTATAATCCGCAGGCGATGCCGGCCGTGGGGCCGGAGCTGTCCTTTAACACGGCGGTCAGCTTTGTCACGAATACCAACTGGCAGAACTATGGTGGCGAAAGCACCATGTCCTACCTGACCCAGATGGCCGGTTTTACAGTGCAGAACTTCGTTTCCGCCGCAACCGGCATGGCAATCGCCATTGGCCTGATCCGCGCTTTTTCGCGGGCCTCCGGCAAGGCGATCGGTAATTTCTGGGTGGATATGGTCCGCTCCACGCTTTATGTGCTGCTGCCGCTCTGCATAGTGCTGACACTGGTTTACGTCTGGCTCGGCGTACCGCAAACGCTCGGCGCCTATGTCACGGCGCAGACGCTGGAAGGCGCGCAGCAGACGATTGCCGTTGGCCCCGTGGCGTCGCAGTTGGCGATCAAGATGCTGGGCACCAATGGCGGCGGTTTCTTTAACGCCAATTCCGCGCATCCCTTCGAGAACCCGGACGCCATTTCCAACATGATCCAGATGGTGTCGATCTTCGCGATCGGCGCGGCCTTTACCAATGTCTTCGGTCGCATGGTCGGCAATCAGCGTCAGGGCTGGGCAATCCTCGCCGCCATGGGTGTGCTGTTCGTCGCCGGCGTTGCCGTCACCTATTGGGCGGAAGCGGCCGGAAACCCGCTGATGCACGGCTTTGGTCTTGCCGGCGGTAACATGGAGGGCAAGGAAGTCCGCTTCGGCGTGGCGCTCTCGTCGCTCTTTGCGGTGATTACAACCGCGGCATCCTGTGGCGCGGTCAATGCCATGCATGGCAGCTTCACGGCGCTGGGTGGTCTTATCCCGCTTATCAATATGCAGCTGGGCGAAGTGATCGTCGGTGGCGTGGGCGCGGGTTTCTATGGCATTCTGCTCTT
This sequence is a window from Agrobacterium tumefaciens. Protein-coding genes within it:
- the kdpA gene encoding potassium-transporting ATPase subunit KdpA, which encodes MTLIGWFQVLLFCGIIFALVKPLGFYMARVFNGERTVLSPVLVPVERGLYALAGTSEREEQHWTTYAFSMLLFNLLGFALLYSLMRFQAVLPYNPQAMPAVGPELSFNTAVSFVTNTNWQNYGGESTMSYLTQMAGFTVQNFVSAATGMAIAIGLIRAFSRASGKAIGNFWVDMVRSTLYVLLPLCIVLTLVYVWLGVPQTLGAYVTAQTLEGAQQTIAVGPVASQLAIKMLGTNGGGFFNANSAHPFENPDAISNMIQMVSIFAIGAAFTNVFGRMVGNQRQGWAILAAMGVLFVAGVAVTYWAEAAGNPLMHGFGLAGGNMEGKEVRFGVALSSLFAVITTAASCGAVNAMHGSFTALGGLIPLINMQLGEVIVGGVGAGFYGILLFIVIAIFVAGLMVGRTPEYLGKKIEAKEMKMAVLAILCLPLAMLIFTAIATVLPSAVASIGTAGPHGFSEILYAYTSAAANNGSAFGGLSGNTSWYNITLGFGMLMGRFLVIIPALAIAGSLVAKKTVPASAGTFPTDGPLFVGLLVGTILVVGGLTFLPALALGPVAEHLVMAAGQLF